The sequence below is a genomic window from Vigna radiata var. radiata cultivar VC1973A unplaced genomic scaffold, Vradiata_ver6 scaffold_7, whole genome shotgun sequence.
GTACAGGGATTGCTTAGCATCACGGTATCAGCTATACTGCCACATTTTCGACCTCCACCTTGTCCTACACAAGTGAACTGCCAAGAAGCCACATCCTCGCAACTATGGATACTCTACATCTCTCTCCTCCTCACATCTGTTGGATCGGGTGGCATCAGACCTTGTGTTGTTCCCTTTTCAGCAGACCAGTTTGACATGACCAAAACTGGTGTGGCATCAAGGAAATGGAACCTCTTCAACTGGTACTTTTTCAGCATGGGATTTGCCTCTCTAAGTGCTTTGACAATTGTGGTTTACATTCAAGACAACATGGGATGGGGTTGGGGCCTTGGAATTCCAACCATTGCTATGTTGATATCCATCATTGCCTTTGTGTTGGGTTCACCACTCTATAAGACTGTTAAACCAGAAGGAAGCCCTTTGGTTCGTTTAGCCCAAGTAATCGCAGCAGCTGCAAAGAAAAGGAACGAGACTTTACCAGAAGATCCAAAGCTTTTGTACCACAATCGGGAACTTGATGCTCCTATTGCTCTCGAAGGCATGCTCCTACACTCTGATCAATATAAGTAAGTTAGATACTTACCATTCTTTATTCAAACCAAATACTTAAAACATGAATAATGGTGTGGTGTTGGGTATTGTTGGATATGCAGATGGTTGGACAAGGCTGCAATTGTTACGGAGGAAGAGGCCAGAGATTCATCTTCAACACCAGACTTATGGAAGTTAGCCACTGTCCACAGAGTTGAGGAGCTAAAATCTATCATCAGAATGCTTCCAATATGGGCATCTGGAATTTTGCTGATAACTTCTTCATCACATCTTCACAGCTTTGTAATCCAACAAGCTCGTACAATGGACCGCCACCTTTCTCCTTCATTCCAAATTTCACCAGCCAGTATGTCCATTTTCAGTGTGCTGACCATGATGTCAGGAGTTGTTTTATACGAACGTGTTTTTGTTCCCTTTGCCCGTAGGTTCACAGGGAATCCTTCTGGAATCACTAGCCTACAAAGAATGGGAATAGGCTTCGTAATTAACATCATAGCCACTGTGGTTGCTGCTCTGAttgaaatgaaaaggaaatcAGTTGCTGCCAAATTCCAGCTATTGGATGATCCAAAAGCCATTATTCCTATAAGTGTGTTCTGGTTGGTACCGCAGTATTTTCTGCATGGGGTGGCTGAAATTT
It includes:
- the LOC106753975 gene encoding protein NRT1/ PTR FAMILY 3.1 produces the protein MEIEKRAKSSEEMDGQKQPITTQHPRGGIRTLPFILANELCDRFASAGFHGNLISYLTQELNMPLVAASNTLTNFGGTSSFTPLIGAIIADSFAGRFWTITVASLIYELGLLSITVSAILPHFRPPPCPTQVNCQEATSSQLWILYISLLLTSVGSGGIRPCVVPFSADQFDMTKTGVASRKWNLFNWYFFSMGFASLSALTIVVYIQDNMGWGWGLGIPTIAMLISIIAFVLGSPLYKTVKPEGSPLVRLAQVIAAAAKKRNETLPEDPKLLYHNRELDAPIALEGMLLHSDQYKWLDKAAIVTEEEARDSSSTPDLWKLATVHRVEELKSIIRMLPIWASGILLITSSSHLHSFVIQQARTMDRHLSPSFQISPASMSIFSVLTMMSGVVLYERVFVPFARRFTGNPSGITSLQRMGIGFVINIIATVVAALIEMKRKSVAAKFQLLDDPKAIIPISVFWLVPQYFLHGVAEIFMSVGHLEFLFEQSPESMRSSATALYCITTAIGNYLGTLLVSLVHKYTGNERNWLPDRNLNRGGLDYYYFLVSAIQVVNLVYYLICARFYTYKPVEETRERNKEEDLEQANEHVSSNNLKDGGGKEEKIGVTKDE